A genomic segment from Vanacampus margaritifer isolate UIUO_Vmar chromosome 3, RoL_Vmar_1.0, whole genome shotgun sequence encodes:
- the LOC144048885 gene encoding uncharacterized protein LOC144048885, which translates to MTIISSLGAHVFVTVYLLFLMGCVAQKVYFDCGAKVDVTDAQGLILSPGFPYNYSSGTHCVWQFFVPVDYQLILEIFDFDVFESHESSAQYSPISSYEEEDGEDESTYAPNSLALDEPSSEDIDQKVQESSQDSEVDEQSTKMSNSAKRSIDLSSGLTSPPTASLLLPGPVLDTDKAINMASSSRLRVDLNPSSIPSMTTATRVTLPKSTDITPVSPETQQSGLDACPHDVLYISDLITFSSRFCGSNRPPSSQLVFGSSQEMVEVIMELITTTHWGRGFALLFHYNNLTKPGGERRSFASTSAKVDSLLAAVSGAAFFALILASVLCVIFRPKLCLKRESSCASASTEVPEAVQSTRAEVSELQPIAENQTNQEVIRDQENDKYSPPRKVSAGGDTSQNTELDLSSSGLAELDFGPDEVFIISSAPSPNRPSFSPHTQRERFLRHSNTGSSPVGDWPPPDSTPSPSGATSDGSSSCARPRAWSVRTFQEFLPPLPQLHKKWCSWNSTSPFTKLVDNAAASLGSDNRKVFSDVHLASKPDTSTMSDSSISNASYPLAQAAHRQRRLNSGSNLRRSRFTGPCFGLLSGTADPTKTTVLNHTQSSQPEPNSVSSPSNQCAIESNQATKRRDFPGEGDHMNVPVFAISEEEDRQPLVSAEHLGQTTGTTVQNGLVRGTFNSKRPAGVTSSISPPNQRVRLEWRPLGSPVSGGLCPFPLSTPTSTTTESNQPINDCQLPHSRPAVLCSVTNHV; encoded by the exons gTCTACTTTGACTGTGGCGCCAAGGTGGATGTGACGGATGCACAAGGACTGATACTCTCCCCCGGCTTCCCTTACAACTACTCTTCTGGGACCCACTGCGTTTGGCAGTTCTTTGTACCTGTGGATTATCAGCTTATCCTTGAGATATTTGACTTTGACGTGTTTGAAAGTCATGAGTCTTCTGCACAGTACTCGCCCATTTCTAGTTatgaggaggaggatggagAAGATGAGTCGACTTATGCCCCGAACAGTTTGGCATTGGATGAGCCTTCATCAGAAGATATTGATCAGAAAGTCCAGGAGTCCTCTCAAGACAGCGAGGTGGATGAACagtcaacaaaaatgtcaaactcgGCCAAGAGATCTATAGATCTCTCCTCTGGCCTTACATCGCCGCCTACTGCTTCTCTTCTTCTCCCTGGACCCGTGTTGGATACAGATAAGGCTATCAACATGGCCTCCTCTTCCCGCCTTAGGGTAGACCTCAACCCTAGTTCCATCCCAAGCATGACCACGGCAACTAGAGTTACTTTGCCAAAATCCACAGACATTACACCCGTCAGCCCTGAAACGCAGCAGTCAGGACTTGACGCCTGCCCCCACGATGTTCTCTATATCTCAGATCTTATCACCTTTTCCTCACGGTTCTGTGGGTCAAACCGACCTCCTAGCAGCCAGTTGGTGTTTGGCTCGAGTCAGGAGATGGTGGAGGTCATCATGGAGCTCATCACAACCACTCACTGGGGCCGGGGCTTTGCCCTCCTCTTCCACTACAACAATCTGACCAAACCAGGCGGCGAACGGCGAAGCTTTGCTTCCACATCTGCCAAGGTAGACTCTCTACTGGCTGCTGTGAGTGGAGCTGCCTTCTTCGCTTTGATACTCGCCAGTGTTCTCTGCGTCATATTCAG ACCCAAACTGTGTCTAAAAAGAGAGAGCTCCTGTGCATCCGCCAGCACTGAG GTGCCAGAGGCCGTACAGAGCACTAGGGCGGAGGTAAGTGAGCTGCAACCCATTGCTGAGAATCAGACCAACCAGGAAGTCATCAGAGATCAGGAAAACGACAAGTACAGCCCACCGCGCAAAG TGAGTGCTGGTGGTGACACCTCCCAGAATACAGAATTGGACCTTTCCTCCAGTGGTTTGGCAGAGCTTGATTTTGGACCAGATGAGGTGTTCATCATATCTTCTGCCCCAAGCCCAAATCGGCCATCCTTCTCCCCACACACA CAAAGGGAGCGCTTCCTGAGGCACAGTAACACGGGTTCAAGCCCTGTTGGCGACTGGCCCCCACCTGACTCGACCCCCTCACCTTCCGGTGCCACCAGTGATGGAAGCAGCAGCTGTGCCCGACCAAGAGCGTGGAGCGTACGCACCTTCCAGGAATTCCTCCCTCCACTGCCGCAGCTCCATAAGAAATGGTGCAGCTGGAACTCGACCAGTCCCTTCACCAAGCTAGTAGACAAC GCTGCGGCCAGTTTGGGGTCTGACAACAGGAAGGTTTTCTCAGATGTTCACCTCGCGTCCAAGCCCGACACCAGCACCATGTCCGACTCTTCCATCAGCAACGCTTCCTATCCGCTTGCTCAGGCCGCCCACAGGCAGCGGCGTCTGAACTCGGGCAGCAACCTGCGGCGCTCCCGCTTCACGGGGCCTTGCTTTGGTCTGCTCTCCGGGACGGCAGACCCTACCAAGACCACCGTTCTTAATCACACCCAGAGCTCCCAACCGGAGCCCAACTCTGTCTCTTCTCCCTCCAACCAGTGTGCAATCGAGAGCAACCAGGCAACAAAGAGGCGTGATTTCCCAGGCGAGGGTGATCACATGAATGTGCCTGTGTTCGCCATCTCAGAGGAAGAGGACCGGCAGCCTCTGGTCTCAGCTGAGCACCTGGGCCAAACCACCGGCACCACCGTCCAGAATGGACTGGTTCGGGGAACATTTAACAGCAAAAGACCTGCTGGCGTCACCTCCAGCATCAGCCCACCGAATCAGAGGGTCAGACTGGAGTGGAGGCCATTGGGGAGTCCGGTGTCTGGTGGTCTTTGTCCATTCCCTCTCAGTACACCCACCAGCACCACGACTGAGTCAAATCAGCCCATCAATGACTGCCAGTTGCCACACAGCCGGCCTGCTGTGTTGTGCAGTGTGACCAACCACGTGTGA